The Leadbettera azotonutricia ZAS-9 genome has a window encoding:
- a CDS encoding Gfo/Idh/MocA family protein has protein sequence MALQRIGVVGCGNISGIYFKNLTGNGIFSKRVQVTGLTDLIPERAEKASKEYGIPYIKKTEDLINSPDVDIILNITEPYNHYGVAIQAVKAGKHLYTEKPLCAERGEAQEVLKVAAEKKLKVGGAPDTFLGAGIQTCRKLIDDGWIGRPVAAVAFMVNHGHEHWHPGPEFYYKKAGGPMFDMAGYYLHTLINLIGPITRVSGTARKTFETRTITSEPLNGKVINVDVPTHIAGTLDFANGAVASLIMTFDVFSHTLPNIEIYGSEGTLRVPDPNTFGGPVFVKRFRDENWSEIPLLKPYPDNSRGLGITDLAESITEGRPHRVSAELAYHALDVMHGIHDASATGKYYEVKSTCERPEPLIK, from the coding sequence ATGGCATTACAGAGAATTGGTGTAGTTGGCTGCGGAAATATTTCGGGTATCTATTTTAAGAACCTTACCGGAAACGGTATATTCAGCAAGAGGGTACAGGTAACAGGCCTTACCGATCTCATCCCCGAGAGGGCCGAGAAGGCGTCCAAGGAATACGGTATCCCCTATATTAAAAAGACAGAGGATCTTATAAATAGTCCTGACGTTGATATAATCCTCAATATCACCGAGCCTTACAATCACTATGGTGTGGCAATCCAGGCTGTTAAAGCGGGGAAGCACCTGTATACAGAAAAACCCCTCTGCGCAGAACGGGGCGAAGCCCAGGAAGTTTTGAAAGTCGCAGCCGAAAAGAAGCTTAAAGTTGGGGGAGCCCCCGACACCTTTCTCGGCGCAGGGATTCAGACCTGCCGCAAGCTCATCGATGATGGCTGGATTGGACGGCCTGTGGCAGCGGTTGCCTTTATGGTGAACCATGGTCACGAGCATTGGCATCCGGGGCCTGAGTTCTACTACAAAAAGGCAGGGGGCCCCATGTTCGACATGGCAGGCTATTATCTTCATACCCTTATCAACCTTATAGGGCCTATCACCAGAGTTTCTGGTACCGCAAGGAAAACTTTTGAAACCCGCACTATCACGAGCGAACCTCTCAACGGCAAGGTGATCAATGTGGATGTTCCTACTCATATAGCGGGTACCCTCGATTTTGCTAATGGGGCGGTAGCAAGCCTTATCATGACTTTTGATGTATTTTCCCATACCCTGCCCAATATTGAGATCTACGGTTCAGAGGGCACGCTCCGCGTTCCTGATCCCAATACCTTTGGCGGCCCTGTGTTTGTGAAACGCTTCAGGGACGAAAACTGGTCAGAGATTCCTCTGCTCAAGCCGTACCCTGATAACAGCCGGGGCCTTGGGATCACCGATCTGGCCGAATCCATCACCGAGGGCAGACCCCACCGGGTTTCTGCAGAACTTGCCTACCATGCCCTGGATGTCATGCATGGCATCCATGATGCCTCAGCGACCGGCAAATACTATGAAGTGAAGAGTACCTGCGAGCGGCCCGAGCCTCTTATAAAATAA
- a CDS encoding ThuA domain-containing protein, which translates to MKRKALIMCGGWDGHEPKLITERFNKFLKENDFEVTVTETTDVLKDLELLKSQDLFIPVWTMSQEIFPHKFFEVLSEAIGSGVGMAGCHGGMCDAFRSNILYQFITGANWVAHPGCDGVKYKINIISKSNPLTEGIKDFEVASEQYYLHVDPANEVLATTRFPMIKWYHSANGEVDVPQVWTRKWGHGRVFYNALGHHNDVFEIPEAWELMKRGILWAAESKRIAVEKGLSADEWKNELGMY; encoded by the coding sequence ATGAAACGCAAAGCCTTAATAATGTGCGGCGGCTGGGACGGTCACGAACCCAAGCTTATAACGGAACGGTTCAATAAATTTTTAAAAGAAAATGATTTTGAGGTCACGGTAACGGAAACTACCGATGTGCTTAAAGATCTTGAACTGCTTAAATCCCAGGATCTTTTTATCCCGGTCTGGACCATGTCCCAGGAAATATTTCCTCATAAGTTTTTTGAGGTTCTTTCTGAAGCCATAGGATCGGGTGTAGGTATGGCAGGGTGTCACGGGGGCATGTGCGATGCCTTCCGTTCCAATATCCTGTACCAGTTTATAACCGGCGCCAATTGGGTGGCCCATCCGGGCTGCGATGGCGTCAAATACAAGATAAATATTATCAGCAAATCCAACCCCCTCACCGAAGGGATCAAGGACTTTGAAGTGGCTTCGGAACAGTACTATCTCCATGTGGATCCTGCCAATGAAGTCCTGGCCACTACCCGTTTCCCCATGATAAAATGGTATCATTCCGCCAATGGGGAGGTTGACGTGCCCCAGGTATGGACAAGGAAATGGGGTCACGGCAGGGTGTTCTACAATGCCCTGGGCCATCATAACGATGTGTTCGAAATCCCGGAAGCCTGGGAGCTCATGAAGCGGGGTATACTGTGGGCTGCCGAGAGCAAGCGTATTGCTGTAGAAAAAGGCCTCAGCGCTGATGAATGGAAAAACGAATTGGGAATGTATTGA
- the deoC gene encoding deoxyribose-phosphate aldolase, with translation MTNSEILSRIDHTLLKAQASWEDIQKICAEAVEFKTASACIPPSFVKPAAETFKGLNVCTVLGFPLGYSLPVIKIREAELALKDGASELDMVINIGDVKNGHFDKVLEEIMLIKKTAGSKILKVIIETCYLTTDEKIRLCDIVTEAGADYIKTSTGLGPAGATLEDILLFKEHIGPKVRMKAAGGIRTREDMVKYLEAGCDRIGTSSAAVLITSN, from the coding sequence ATGACCAACAGTGAGATTCTGAGCCGTATCGATCATACCTTGCTTAAAGCCCAGGCTTCCTGGGAGGACATACAAAAGATATGCGCCGAGGCAGTCGAATTTAAGACCGCTTCGGCCTGTATCCCTCCCTCATTCGTGAAGCCCGCCGCAGAGACCTTTAAGGGCCTCAATGTCTGCACTGTGCTGGGCTTCCCTTTGGGATACAGCCTTCCGGTTATTAAAATCCGGGAAGCCGAATTGGCCCTCAAGGACGGAGCCTCGGAACTCGACATGGTGATCAACATCGGGGATGTAAAGAACGGGCATTTTGACAAAGTCCTTGAAGAGATCATGCTGATCAAAAAAACAGCAGGCTCTAAAATCCTCAAGGTCATTATCGAAACCTGTTATCTTACCACCGACGAAAAGATCCGCCTCTGCGATATAGTTACCGAAGCAGGGGCGGATTACATCAAAACCTCCACTGGCCTCGGCCCCGCAGGCGCAACCCTGGAAGACATACTCCTCTTTAAGGAGCACATCGGCCCCAAGGTCAGGATGAAAGCCGCAGGGGGCATTCGCACCAGGGAAGACATGGTGAAGTACCTCGAAGCAGGCTGTGACCGCATCGGGACAAGCTCGGCGGCGGTGCTGATTACTTCTAATTAG
- a CDS encoding DinB family protein has product MNAKELLITFAKYNEEADKAVVAILDKLSNEDREKNRKSYYGSLSSLARHALGGAYFFLTMFKEATAKNAAAQKALAPLAKVEIIEAKKITGDQWKKVTEGIKITDKAYVNFVSALTDKDLEAPIKLDWYGGKPASVPLYFMLQQLTAHGTHHRGQISQILDSLKIDNDYSGVSVKFLSK; this is encoded by the coding sequence ATGAATGCAAAAGAATTATTGATTACCTTTGCCAAATACAATGAAGAAGCCGACAAGGCCGTTGTTGCCATCCTGGATAAGTTGAGCAATGAGGACAGGGAAAAAAACCGCAAGAGCTACTACGGAAGCCTTTCCAGTCTGGCGCGCCATGCCCTGGGAGGGGCTTATTTCTTCCTGACTATGTTTAAAGAAGCAACTGCCAAAAACGCAGCGGCCCAGAAAGCTCTGGCGCCTCTGGCAAAGGTCGAAATCATCGAAGCCAAGAAGATCACCGGGGATCAGTGGAAAAAAGTCACCGAAGGCATCAAAATCACGGACAAGGCCTATGTGAACTTTGTATCGGCCCTGACTGATAAAGATCTTGAAGCGCCTATAAAGCTTGACTGGTACGGTGGCAAGCCTGCCTCTGTTCCCCTTTACTTTATGCTCCAGCAGCTTACTGCCCATGGTACCCACCATCGGGGGCAGATTTCCCAGATTTTGGATTCCCTCAAGATCGACAACGATTATTCAGGTGTCAGTGTAAAATTTCTTTCTAAATAA
- a CDS encoding NCS2 family permease, giving the protein MEKLFKLQEHGTTVRREILAGVTTFLTMAYILAVNPGMLGSIGGGMTPGAVFTATAIASGIATLIMALMANLPVALAPGMGLNAFFTFTVVFGMGYSWQIALTAVFLEGILFVILSLFNVREAIIKAIPANLKKAVAVGIGLFIALIGFANAGIVVNDAGTVIGLGNLTSGSPFLALLGLIIIIVLYSLKIPGSILIGIIATTVIGIPMGITSLPEGFSPFGTPAAPLLFQFDFTTIISFQFFTVFFTFLFVDIFDTVGTLVGVTTQAGLIDKDGNIPHVKQALLADAIGTVAGAALGTSTVTSYVESTAGVAAGGRTGLTALVTGILFFVALILSPLFLLIPSAATAPALIFVGFLMMKPVSSIDFEDPTEGIPAFLAIVMMPFAYSIADGIVYGVLSYVILKTATGKFKDISIVTWILFVIFVLRFVLK; this is encoded by the coding sequence ATGGAAAAGCTCTTTAAGCTGCAAGAGCATGGAACGACGGTCCGCAGGGAGATCCTTGCAGGGGTAACCACTTTTCTGACTATGGCTTACATACTGGCGGTAAACCCCGGTATGCTGGGCAGCATTGGCGGGGGTATGACTCCCGGGGCGGTCTTTACCGCCACTGCCATTGCTTCGGGTATTGCAACCTTGATTATGGCTCTAATGGCCAACCTGCCCGTGGCTCTGGCGCCCGGCATGGGGCTCAATGCTTTCTTCACCTTCACAGTGGTATTCGGCATGGGCTATTCATGGCAGATTGCCCTGACCGCTGTGTTCCTTGAAGGCATCCTCTTTGTGATCCTTTCCCTGTTTAATGTGCGCGAGGCCATTATAAAGGCAATCCCGGCAAACCTTAAAAAAGCGGTTGCCGTTGGTATCGGCCTCTTCATCGCCCTTATAGGGTTCGCAAACGCAGGCATCGTGGTGAACGACGCAGGCACTGTTATCGGCCTTGGAAACTTGACTTCAGGCAGTCCCTTCCTTGCCCTCCTGGGCCTGATTATTATCATTGTCCTTTATTCCCTCAAGATTCCCGGCTCGATCCTTATCGGGATTATTGCAACCACAGTCATCGGTATACCTATGGGGATCACTTCCCTTCCTGAAGGCTTTTCTCCTTTTGGCACGCCTGCCGCTCCTCTTCTTTTTCAATTTGATTTTACCACGATTATCAGTTTCCAATTCTTTACCGTGTTTTTCACGTTCCTCTTTGTTGATATTTTTGATACTGTCGGAACCCTCGTGGGGGTTACTACCCAGGCTGGGCTTATCGATAAAGACGGGAATATCCCCCATGTCAAGCAAGCCCTTTTGGCTGACGCAATCGGCACAGTGGCCGGCGCTGCCCTTGGCACTTCTACGGTTACAAGCTATGTAGAAAGCACCGCAGGGGTCGCGGCAGGGGGCCGCACAGGTCTTACTGCTTTGGTGACAGGCATCCTCTTCTTCGTTGCTTTGATTCTTTCGCCTCTTTTCCTGTTGATTCCCAGCGCGGCTACAGCTCCTGCCCTTATCTTTGTGGGTTTCCTCATGATGAAGCCTGTATCAAGCATTGATTTTGAAGATCCCACCGAAGGTATTCCTGCCTTCCTCGCCATTGTGATGATGCCCTTTGCATACAGTATTGCTGACGGTATTGTGTACGGCGTGCTTTCCTATGTGATCCTCAAGACAGCTACCGGAAAGTTCAAAGATATCTCTATTGTTACCTGGATACTCTTTGTAATATTTGTTCTGCGTTTTGTTCTTAAATAG
- a CDS encoding carbohydrate ABC transporter permease has translation MKSNAAIYGKKKFSLFWVLAIVFAVVWLVIAGAPFVFQIFTSLKTQGEFITGGLFKIPDRLSFENYATVMQGGFYRYFVNSVIVLAVSLTLLLFISAFAAYPLSRMQFKLNRPIFGAIVATMSIPIHITLIPVFMMSIRMNVYDNVIAVIGPNVAFNLPMSIFILTAFMQGLSKEIEEAAEIDGCGKFAAFFKVIFPLSKSGLATLGIYNGVVIWNEFIFVMILTQSQKSRTLPLAIWEYQGQYSMNTPLIMALLVLSSLPVILLYVFGQDKLVKGMMAGAVKG, from the coding sequence ATGAAGTCTAATGCTGCAATTTATGGAAAGAAAAAATTCTCCCTTTTCTGGGTGCTGGCAATAGTGTTTGCCGTTGTCTGGCTCGTTATCGCAGGGGCGCCTTTTGTCTTCCAGATCTTCACGTCCCTTAAGACCCAGGGTGAATTTATCACCGGCGGTCTTTTCAAGATCCCAGACAGACTCAGTTTTGAAAATTATGCAACCGTCATGCAGGGCGGTTTTTACAGATACTTTGTGAACAGCGTGATCGTGTTGGCGGTTTCATTGACCCTGCTTTTATTTATCAGCGCTTTTGCCGCATACCCTCTTTCGCGCATGCAGTTCAAACTCAACAGGCCCATCTTCGGCGCGATTGTCGCAACTATGTCCATACCTATCCATATCACATTAATACCGGTTTTTATGATGTCCATCAGGATGAATGTTTATGATAATGTCATCGCCGTCATAGGGCCCAATGTTGCCTTTAATCTTCCCATGTCGATTTTCATCCTGACTGCCTTTATGCAGGGCTTATCCAAGGAAATTGAAGAAGCCGCGGAGATTGACGGCTGCGGGAAATTCGCCGCCTTCTTCAAGGTGATATTCCCCCTTTCCAAATCGGGGCTTGCAACTCTGGGCATCTACAACGGCGTGGTGATCTGGAACGAATTTATTTTCGTCATGATTCTTACCCAGTCCCAGAAAAGCCGCACCCTGCCTTTGGCGATTTGGGAATACCAGGGCCAGTACTCCATGAACACCCCCCTCATCATGGCCTTGCTCGTACTTTCGTCTTTGCCTGTGATTCTTCTCTATGTCTTTGGGCAGGACAAGCTGGTGAAGGGCATGATGGCCGGGGCTGTAAAAGGCTAG
- a CDS encoding carbohydrate ABC transporter permease produces the protein MAGSKMVSLRSARQHSIRIAAAVFLLPALLFLIVYVAYPIVESFITSTMAWNGMGRKRVFTGAENWINLAKDINFWRAFGNNVKIMFLSLVFQVPFAMALATFLDVTERRGAVFKVVWFIPYLISSVAIGVLFKYTLDANYGVIASISKLFGGGGVDLLGNPRIALYTVIGVVCWQYIPFYMVLYLAAYGTIPVELYEAASIDGATRSQYFWRVSLPLLRPTIVSGMTLSIIGSLKYFDLIFVMTGGGPGVSTELMATYMYKLSFVRYNMGYGATVASGMFILITLVALIVISTLNRKTEL, from the coding sequence ATGGCCGGCAGCAAAATGGTGTCCCTCCGCAGCGCGCGTCAGCATTCAATCCGTATAGCGGCGGCAGTTTTTCTGCTGCCGGCCCTTCTTTTCCTTATTGTGTATGTGGCTTATCCCATTGTTGAATCCTTCATTACCAGTACCATGGCCTGGAACGGCATGGGGCGGAAGCGTGTTTTTACAGGCGCCGAAAACTGGATCAATTTAGCGAAGGATATTAACTTTTGGAGGGCCTTTGGCAACAATGTCAAGATCATGTTCCTCTCCCTGGTTTTCCAGGTTCCCTTTGCCATGGCATTGGCGACTTTTCTGGATGTAACCGAAAGGCGGGGAGCGGTTTTCAAAGTTGTTTGGTTCATTCCCTACCTGATTTCGTCGGTGGCAATAGGTGTGCTTTTCAAGTACACCCTGGACGCCAACTACGGTGTTATCGCATCAATATCAAAACTGTTCGGTGGCGGCGGCGTGGATCTTTTGGGTAACCCCAGGATCGCCCTTTACACCGTTATCGGTGTTGTGTGTTGGCAGTACATCCCTTTTTACATGGTTCTCTATCTCGCAGCTTACGGCACTATTCCTGTAGAGCTTTACGAAGCCGCAAGCATAGACGGCGCCACCAGGAGCCAGTATTTCTGGCGGGTTTCCCTTCCCCTCTTAAGGCCCACAATTGTTTCGGGCATGACCCTTTCGATAATCGGATCGTTAAAATATTTCGACCTTATTTTCGTCATGACAGGCGGCGGCCCTGGTGTTTCCACCGAGCTTATGGCTACTTATATGTATAAACTGTCGTTTGTGCGTTACAACATGGGCTATGGTGCAACTGTCGCCAGCGGCATGTTCATACTCATAACCCTGGTAGCCCTCATCGTTATTTCTACCCTGAACCGGAAGACGGAGCTGTGA
- a CDS encoding extracellular solute-binding protein, with protein sequence MSLKRILFLGLLTVMAAGLVFAAGGSQASGGSANSLEIWSIQTTGKGPGIFERAVARFTADNPTIKANLTMIVNDAYKQKIAVALASGQTPDAFLSWSGGPMYEYAKNGSIVDLTSYMNANNYKDKFLDAAIAQATYQGKIWGLPMQNVSVCTVFYNKELFAKYNIAVPTTIRELEAACDTLKKNGITPFSLANKTQWTGSMYFMFLATRRGGTQPFINAVDGSGTFLDPAFIYAGEKLQEWVNKGYFNTGFNGLDEDSGQARQILYRGEAAMHIMGSWFNSSALTESPEFAAKMGIFKFPRDEQGSGNPNTVIGTVGDNFYHVASSSKNQAKAFELISHLIDDNGIADALDDGRIPPVKGVKLSDPILAELFGQVQAAPDIQLWYDQSLSPEVADVHKVTSQEIFGGTLSPRAAAQQLQDAQAAYLKKK encoded by the coding sequence ATGAGTTTAAAGAGAATTCTTTTTCTCGGGCTGCTGACCGTTATGGCGGCAGGTTTGGTATTTGCGGCCGGCGGAAGCCAGGCAAGCGGCGGTTCCGCCAATTCGTTGGAGATTTGGTCAATTCAGACCACCGGCAAAGGTCCCGGTATTTTTGAACGCGCTGTAGCCCGGTTCACCGCTGACAATCCCACTATCAAGGCAAACCTTACCATGATAGTCAACGATGCTTACAAACAGAAGATCGCCGTAGCCCTGGCTTCCGGTCAGACCCCCGATGCCTTCCTTTCATGGTCAGGCGGACCCATGTATGAATATGCAAAGAACGGCAGTATCGTCGATCTTACTTCATATATGAATGCCAATAATTACAAGGACAAATTCCTTGACGCCGCTATTGCCCAAGCTACCTATCAGGGAAAGATTTGGGGCCTTCCCATGCAGAATGTATCGGTTTGTACGGTGTTCTATAATAAGGAACTCTTCGCAAAGTACAATATCGCCGTTCCCACCACCATCAGGGAACTTGAAGCCGCCTGTGATACCCTCAAGAAAAACGGCATAACCCCCTTCAGCCTTGCCAACAAGACCCAGTGGACAGGCTCCATGTACTTCATGTTCCTGGCTACACGCCGGGGCGGAACCCAGCCCTTCATCAATGCGGTTGACGGTTCGGGCACTTTCCTCGATCCCGCATTTATCTATGCAGGCGAGAAGCTCCAGGAATGGGTGAACAAAGGGTATTTCAACACCGGCTTTAACGGCCTCGACGAAGATTCAGGCCAGGCCCGGCAGATCCTTTATCGCGGCGAAGCAGCCATGCACATCATGGGAAGCTGGTTCAATTCTTCGGCCCTTACCGAGAGCCCCGAATTTGCCGCCAAGATGGGAATCTTCAAGTTCCCCAGAGACGAGCAGGGCTCGGGAAACCCCAACACCGTAATTGGTACCGTTGGCGATAACTTCTACCACGTGGCTTCTTCTTCCAAGAACCAGGCCAAGGCCTTTGAACTCATTAGCCACCTTATTGATGATAATGGTATTGCCGATGCCCTGGACGACGGACGCATTCCCCCGGTAAAGGGTGTGAAGCTTTCGGATCCCATCCTGGCGGAACTTTTTGGCCAGGTTCAGGCCGCTCCAGATATTCAGCTCTGGTATGACCAGTCCCTGTCCCCGGAAGTAGCCGATGTGCACAAGGTTACCAGCCAGGAGATTTTCGGCGGAACCTTGAGTCCCAGGGCCGCTGCTCAGCAGCTCCAGGACGCCCAGGCTGCCTATCTTAAGAAAAAATAA
- a CDS encoding NADH-dependent [FeFe] hydrogenase, group A6, producing MVNLKINGIDVTVEEGTSILNAARKVNVKIPTLCYSPDLPPWASCGLCIVRTGGPGSPRMARACTTPCENNMQIITHDPEILATRRTVVELILSNHPSDCLQCPRNGNCELQTLAAEFGIRELPFKHIANGLQIDDSNPAIVLNPEKCIRCGRCVKVCQEVQNVWAIEFLGRGIKGRIASAADAPLGESPCIKCGQCAAHCPVGAIYERDDTVKVWSALQNPDVHPVVQIAPAVRVALAEEFGLPPGTVFTKKIYAALRRLGFKTVFDTNFSADLTIMEEGTELVKRLTTKGSDIPLITSCCPAWVDYMEKYYADMIPNFSTAKSPQQMMGAMIKAYWAEKAGVDPNKIYSVSVMPCTAKKWESHRNDDMKSAGHGFDVDIVITTRELARMIKQAGIEILKLDDEEADSPMGPYTGAGTIFGVTGGVMEAAVRSAYFLVTKKELGDVNFLPARGLDGVKEAEVDFGNGTKIKIAIAHQMGNIEAVLNKIRDARDAGKETPYHFVEVMACRGGCIGGGGQPYGCTDEVRKLRTEGIYKDDTQSKLRCSHQNPFITQVYKEFLGEPNGHKAHELLHTKYVELPLYTR from the coding sequence ATGGTCAACCTTAAAATAAACGGCATTGATGTAACGGTGGAGGAGGGGACTTCAATTCTGAACGCTGCCCGGAAGGTCAATGTTAAAATCCCTACCCTCTGCTATAGCCCCGATCTTCCCCCTTGGGCGTCCTGCGGCCTCTGCATAGTCCGCACCGGCGGTCCCGGTTCCCCCCGTATGGCCCGGGCCTGTACGACCCCCTGCGAAAACAACATGCAGATCATCACCCATGATCCTGAAATCCTCGCAACCCGCCGTACTGTGGTGGAACTCATTCTTTCAAACCATCCAAGCGATTGCCTCCAGTGCCCCCGCAACGGGAACTGCGAACTCCAGACCCTGGCCGCCGAATTCGGCATCAGAGAGCTGCCCTTCAAGCATATCGCCAACGGCCTTCAAATTGATGACAGTAATCCTGCCATCGTGCTGAACCCCGAAAAGTGCATACGCTGCGGACGCTGTGTCAAAGTCTGCCAGGAAGTGCAGAATGTCTGGGCCATCGAATTCCTCGGCCGCGGCATCAAGGGAAGAATCGCCAGTGCTGCTGACGCCCCCCTGGGCGAAAGCCCCTGCATCAAGTGCGGCCAGTGCGCCGCCCATTGCCCGGTAGGGGCCATCTACGAGCGGGACGACACCGTAAAAGTATGGTCCGCCTTGCAGAACCCCGATGTCCACCCCGTGGTGCAGATCGCCCCCGCAGTCCGCGTGGCTCTCGCTGAAGAATTCGGCCTGCCCCCCGGAACGGTCTTTACCAAAAAGATCTACGCCGCCCTCCGCCGTCTGGGCTTCAAAACCGTGTTCGACACGAACTTCTCGGCTGACCTCACTATAATGGAAGAAGGCACAGAACTCGTAAAACGCCTCACCACCAAAGGTAGCGATATTCCCCTTATCACCAGTTGCTGCCCTGCCTGGGTCGATTACATGGAAAAGTACTACGCGGACATGATCCCCAACTTTTCCACTGCCAAGAGCCCCCAGCAGATGATGGGTGCCATGATCAAAGCCTACTGGGCGGAAAAGGCCGGCGTAGACCCCAACAAGATCTACTCCGTGTCGGTCATGCCCTGTACCGCCAAGAAGTGGGAAAGCCACCGCAACGACGACATGAAAAGCGCCGGCCACGGCTTTGACGTGGACATCGTCATCACCACCAGGGAACTGGCCCGCATGATCAAACAGGCGGGCATCGAGATCCTCAAACTGGATGACGAAGAAGCCGACAGCCCCATGGGCCCCTATACCGGCGCCGGAACCATCTTCGGCGTTACAGGCGGCGTCATGGAAGCCGCAGTCCGCAGTGCCTATTTCCTTGTAACCAAAAAAGAGCTGGGCGACGTGAACTTCCTCCCTGCCCGCGGCCTTGACGGCGTCAAGGAAGCCGAGGTGGATTTCGGCAACGGTACGAAGATCAAGATCGCCATAGCCCACCAGATGGGTAACATCGAAGCGGTGCTGAACAAAATCCGCGATGCCCGCGACGCAGGCAAGGAAACCCCCTATCACTTTGTGGAAGTCATGGCCTGTAGGGGCGGGTGCATAGGCGGCGGCGGACAGCCCTACGGCTGCACCGACGAAGTCCGCAAGCTCCGCACCGAAGGCATCTACAAGGATGATACCCAGTCGAAGCTCCGTTGTTCACATCAGAATCCTTTTATTACCCAGGTGTACAAGGAATTCCTGGGTGAGCCCAATGGGCATAAGGCCCATGAACTGCTGCATACCAAGTATGTGGAGTTGCCGCTGTATACACGTTGA